A part of Candidatus Glassbacteria bacterium genomic DNA contains:
- a CDS encoding Rne/Rng family ribonuclease, with the protein MANQPRHKSVKRDIIISVALKQTRIAILEEGKMVEFMVDHESELRMVGDIYKGVVRRVLPGMQAAFVDIGLPKHGFLHVSDVNYDLFDTDYDSDDQSSGGGRRKPRKLQAIQDQLQEGQEILVQVTKEPIGTKGSRVSTDISLPGRLMIYNPFDNRIGISRKIDDNRQRARIKDIVRKIITRNEGVIIRTVAEDTPADEFKNEYNSLKSLWRRIKRQSSQVESPNLVYQEMKLISSLLRDVFNERVDSLVVDSKSEYKRIKDYLKIIAPKLTDRLQLYKQQEPLFTKYNLDDEIRKVFSSKVWLKRGGYIVIEQTEALVSIDVNTGRYTGEKNQEQTILRTNLEAAREIARQIRLRDLGGIIVADFIDMESRENKQRVLEEFRHHLKYDRSKTKAFDVSPLGLVEMSRQRVRSSLFQSMTEPCPNCEGRGRVFTPEVVTGELEIILRKLTADRRESELLLRVHPAVALHLMEQERLLLRQLENHTRTRLHLRDDPLMRLDDFAVFSLPSKKQLDIR; encoded by the coding sequence ATGGCTAATCAACCCAGACACAAATCGGTAAAACGGGATATTATTATCTCCGTGGCCCTCAAACAGACCAGGATCGCGATCCTGGAAGAGGGCAAGATGGTCGAATTCATGGTCGACCACGAGAGTGAACTCAGGATGGTGGGCGATATCTACAAGGGTGTTGTCCGCCGCGTGCTGCCCGGCATGCAGGCAGCGTTTGTCGATATCGGCCTGCCCAAACACGGTTTCCTTCACGTCAGCGACGTCAACTACGACCTGTTCGATACCGACTACGACAGCGACGACCAGAGCTCCGGCGGCGGCCGCAGGAAGCCGCGCAAGCTCCAGGCGATCCAGGACCAGCTCCAGGAGGGGCAGGAAATCCTGGTTCAGGTGACCAAGGAACCGATTGGCACCAAGGGCTCGCGGGTCAGTACGGACATTTCGCTGCCCGGCAGGCTGATGATTTACAACCCGTTCGACAACCGGATCGGCATCTCGCGCAAGATCGACGACAACCGGCAGCGCGCCCGGATCAAGGATATCGTCAGGAAGATCATTACCCGCAACGAGGGCGTGATTATCCGCACCGTGGCCGAGGATACACCGGCCGACGAGTTCAAGAACGAGTACAACTCGCTCAAGAGCCTGTGGCGGCGGATCAAACGCCAGAGCAGCCAGGTCGAATCACCGAACCTGGTCTACCAGGAAATGAAGCTGATCTCCAGCCTGCTGCGCGATGTGTTCAACGAGCGGGTGGACTCGCTGGTGGTGGATTCCAAGTCCGAGTACAAACGGATCAAGGACTACCTCAAGATTATCGCGCCCAAGCTTACCGACCGTCTCCAGCTCTACAAGCAGCAGGAGCCGCTGTTCACCAAGTATAACCTCGATGACGAGATCCGCAAAGTGTTCAGCAGCAAGGTCTGGCTCAAGCGCGGCGGCTATATCGTGATCGAACAGACCGAGGCCCTGGTCTCGATCGATGTCAACACGGGCCGCTACACGGGCGAAAAAAATCAGGAGCAGACAATCCTGCGGACCAACCTGGAGGCCGCCCGCGAGATCGCCCGCCAGATCCGTCTCCGCGACCTGGGCGGGATCATCGTCGCCGATTTTATCGACATGGAAAGCCGCGAAAACAAGCAGCGCGTGCTCGAGGAATTCCGTCACCACCTCAAGTACGACCGCTCCAAGACCAAGGCGTTCGATGTCAGTCCGCTGGGCCTGGTGGAAATGAGCCGCCAGCGCGTGCGTTCGAGCCTGTTCCAGAGCATGACCGAACCGTGCCCCAACTGCGAGGGCCGCGGCAGGGTGTTCACCCCCGAGGTGGTCACCGGAGAGCTGGAAATCATCCTGCGCAAGCTGACCGCCGACCGTAGGGAGAGCGAACTGCTGCTCAGGGTTCATCCCGCGGTAGCTCTGCACCTGATGGAACAGGAGCGTTTGCTGCTCCGGCAACTGGAGAACCATACGCGCACCAGGCTGCACCTTCGCGACGACCCGTTGATGCGGCTTGATGATTTTGCGGTGTTCAGCCTGCCGTCTAAAAAGCAGCTGGATATCAGGTAG